DNA sequence from the Dryobates pubescens isolate bDryPub1 chromosome 8, bDryPub1.pri, whole genome shotgun sequence genome:
AAATACGCTCTGTCTCCACAGAGCTCCCTGGTATAGCTTAACATGGTGTCTGGTCCACCTCCATAGCTCAGCAAGACACTTCCTGGGATTTAAATGCCTCTTCATGTTAGGAGGTGCCTCTTGCTGAAtatcagaagcagcagaattcCTGTGACCTTGTTCttaattttgctttctgttgtatgggaaaaaagagggaattAACTCACAGGACTGAAGTAATTTTTATACCCAGTGTAAGGAAGTTCTATGGAAAGCTTTTTAAGTTTTTGTTGGGAAAGTGCTATTGAGATGTGAAGGAAACATTCTGTGAGTTTATAAAGAGCAAGAATTCTAAACTACCTTGTTTGCTGTTTTATGTGGTCTTTTTGGTGGCTAGTTGggtggtgggttttgggttgggttttttggtactGTACAATTGAAAACATAGCTTGGCCTAGAAGTTGTAAACATTGAGGCTTTGTACTATCACTTTCCTTTGTACAGAGCTCAGTTTTGCAACCTGCTAAGCTGGTTGAGATTGTAAATGATGTTCTATTATAAATGTTTATTTGATAATTACCTAACTTTTAAAGgttgggtttgtggtggttggggttttttttatttatttcatttttatttgaatGTATCTAAAATGAAGGTGGCTTTCACTGGACCAGAAAGGTTGGGTTGTAAATGGCTATGAAGAGTAAGAACAAACACGGTTTAACTTCAGATACTGTTTTGGTATTAATATGGGTGGAGATTTGtgcatttcttcctctgtttccACCCTAAGATGGGGCTGTGGGAAGAAAagatacaaaaaaaaagggaaaagcaaaccTGAATTGTTTTATTGCTAAGTTGTGTAAGGATAAAGAGCAGCAAACATTCTATTAAGAAATGGATATGCCATTTCTTGAAgttggagggaaaaaacactTGACATCTGACATTTAGCATGTGAAAGGTTTGAGATCTTGTACAAATACTAATGAATGCTGTGAACTACATCCTGATATAAGTGGTGGAGTACTTGACCAGTTGTTTTTTAAAATCACTTGTGTGTGACTTGAGTAGGATCAAACATGTTTTGTTAACTGGATAGTAGATGAGGAGTTGAGCCACTCAGTGTTTCCTTGAGTATAGTACAACCCTTGTGGCTCAATGAGGAGTAaaagtcagggagcagtacGTATTCTGTTCAGCTTACTGCAATATGTAACTGCTTTTGGTGGTTCTTAAGACAGATATGTTTAGCTTTCAGGACTTTGTGTAGTAGCTGCTGTCAGTTTTGCACGGAGGCGTTTGACAGAGAGACTCTTCTAAACATATGGAGCTAATCTCTGATTTTACAGTATCAGTTCTATATTTTCCACAATGTGGCACTTCAAGAAGTAGTTATTGAAAAGCACATCTTTCTTGGTTTAAAACCTAAGACATACAGTAAATTTTAAAAGTGTCACTTCATGTGATTTCTAACTTTACCTTCGTAGATAGCACTAAGACCTTTGAGTGCAGTTAAAGTACTGCTGATAAAAtctcactggaaatgtttatgAAACAGCTCTGATAGCAAAGTCACTAAGTAAAACTGGATACAGGAATATTTCTGCATGTGATGTTGTTGTATACTGGCTACAGGAAATATTTGTCCATTTTTTTCAGTCAGTCTCAAAGTGGTCATTTTGCTATATTTGATCAGCTCTGTATAGAGCGTGGCAAGTATTATATCAAAAAGCTCTTGAAAAATCAAGAATCATTTTTGTaaatgttctttttctctttttgtttacAAGATATTGTACTGTATATGGTGGCATTTGGAAGGTAAAGATTAAGTCACTGTATGCTATATGGCAATGAAACCTTTGGTGCTGTTTGCTTTAAATAAGCACTGAAGAATTTAGAGTTTTCAGGAAGAGCAAGTGACAAGCTTCTGATGTAAGTCAGCAGACTATCTGAGACTTCTGATTCATAACAAGGCAGTGCTGTATGTTCTTTTTCCAGCACAGCATTACTAAGTTGGTATGTGACAGTAGCCTTATTATTGCAGGCTGGCGTAGCACACGGTTTTGTGTGTGGCTTTTTTGTGCTGGGTAGCCAGGGCCTTGAGTCTGGGTCTTGTCTGTGTTGCAAACCTGCAGCCTTTGTACAGAAAACCATTTTCCCCAAGGTGTGCGATGTCTTGCTTCTAGGCCAGCAAACTCTGTGAAGTAGGGGCTGAATTAGAATTGCCTATATTCGGACTTCAGCTTGGAACCTTCCACAAAGAAATGTGGGTTAAATCTTTTGAGATTTGATAGTTCTTAAGCATCCTTGCTAAAATTACTCCCAAGGGTGGTAAGAATTGAACctagctggggaaaaaaaaaatcaagaggcATGTCAGCAAGGACAACCACAGGCAGTCCCAGGCACATGCAGGCAGGTGGTGAAGCAGTAGTGGTGCTGGTAGAGTTTTGCATGCATGTCTGGAATAAACAAATCTAGACAGCGTTCTGCtaactgctttgaactaaccAGGATGTTATTTAACCCTTCAGCTCTGACTGTGGTGTTTCTGTAACAAGATTACAGCCTGACATTAGTGTGATATTAATGCCACTTTTCCTTGGCTAGAGTAGTGATAATCACATTCgattttcctcatttttatcTCAATATACTGACTCAAAAGTCTGTGTGCTAGGAAAATTAGACACTTAATGATGGACCAGTAGTAATGAAGTAGAGGAAGACATGATAAAATCATGGGTAATCCTTTGGAAAAGTGCTAACAGGGTATACTCAGTTTCTCAGAGACATGTCATTGCTTAAAATGCCCTAGCCAAATTGTAGAAATTTTTGTGGCTTATAAAGCAACATTTttcttaacaaaacaaaacaaaaaacccaaacacacgcATACACACAAAGTTCATAGTGTTCATGCTGCTGACtgaaaggctggggaaggaaaaagggaaacaggacaCACGTACTGCTGATCAGCTGACTAAATATCAAGTCACAGTAACAGGAAAGTAATCAGCTAGCTACAGACATTGCTGATGTCAGGCAAAAAGTATATTTTTCCTTCTGACACAGAAGTCTGCTTGCTTTGTGTTACTCATGTGTGCTATTCAGAGTTAAATAATGTTATCCATTATTTGCTTTCAGCCATAAAAGTACTAATGTAGAAGGCAAAGTAGTTTCcagtgttgttttctttcagaagaCGCAGTTACTTAGGTGACTCAATCTCTCCTGCTACTTTAAGTCAGTCTTGTGTTGCAGACAGGTAATGTTGGAAATGTTATGTTCTTAAACTTCAAAAATGAACACAAGCAGCTAGGCACAGAGATCCGTATTGTATGCGTGGTGCTAAGATTCTTAAAGGAAGTACTTTCTACCATATAAACTGTCACTAAATGAGTAGCCTGATGGAGAAGGCAGTTTCTGTGTTCAAAGAAATTGCTTTGTCATCAAAACTGAGTTTAACTGTTGCTACTGAGAAGAAATCAGCTACCAGCTTTGTGTAAAAGCATGCTTCTTTTATTGGTTTGTCTTTTCCAGTTGATTatgtgttttgtctttgacagaATTTAAAAACAGGAGCAGGACTCAGGTGCATTTTAAGGTTAGTGTAGACTTTCTCCCAGGTACAGCCCGTTCAGTCAGTAATGACCTTTGATGGGTATGCTTACTCAGTGTTGTAAGGTTACTTTTATTGCACCTTTGCTAAGGGTTGATATTTATTCCTGCAGTGCCAGATGAAGAAACAGTAGGGTGAGGTGGCTTGTGACAGATGAACATGATTCTTGTAGGTTAGGGAAAGTTTCCTGCCTTTGCCCTCAGAAGTTGCTTTGGCTAGAAGACAAAGTAAGTTGAGTAAGTCAATTAACTGGTCATTAACTACAAATTGAATGTCAGAATTTCTTTCAATAGCTGTGTAAGCGAAGCAGTTGTTACAGTTGTTTTGAGCAAGGCTTCAAAAAATATTAAGATGACATAGAAATTGGAATGTACCCTTTTATATGGAGAAAGAAGGGTATAGTAAATGCAGAGATTCTAGTAGTGGTTTATGGATGTTTTGGCAACTGTAAATCTATGTGTTTGAGTTTATATGCATATTGACTGTATATGGAGTTTTTTGATATTTAAACTATGCCTTAAGTACCAGATCTTAATGTCCAATCAACTCCTGAGGGAGTATCTTCAGAAGTATTGCTCCCTTAATTCTCTTAGAAGGTCAACTGTGATTTGTGTGCTCATTTTTCTTCTAGATTTGTGTGCTCATTTTTCTTCTAAACTGTTTCTTTTGCATTGCTGAGAAGTCTTTTTTGACAAATTCAATCTTCTCTGATACAGAATAAAATAGCCTAAGATCCTATTACATGTAAGCTAACAGATGTaagctggaagaaaaagaagttgcATCAAATAATTATGATAAGAGCTACTTCTAGCAATTAGTACCTCTTCCAAAAGAgaaatgagaaggaaagaaCTTCTGGGTTTAGAAGACCTCTgcccttttaaaaaaatgtaaaccTGTGGAATATTCATTGAGTACCTGTTTACGGTATACAGAAGCTAAATAATCAATTAAATATACTGTTTCCGTGCTTTAATTCTGACAACCTTGAGTGATCTGTGTGGCACTAGTGTATTGTACTGTCTTGCATTTTCTGAGGTTTGGTTGGCTTAATCGAAGCATTCGTATTaattagactttttttttgAAGTACAGAAGAGCTGTGGAATTGTGACTATTTCCTAGATGGTAGCTGTACAAAAGCTAGCAAATATAAATTATGCACAAATCTGTTCTGTACTACTGTGGGTCTTAAATATTGGATAAGCTTTTCATTACTTTACATCACTGGTAGCCTTTCAAAAGTGTTTTCATACATTCCATGGAACGTTATATGATTgattcctgccccctccccccggccTGGTCTAAGTCATTCTGGAGACTTGTCAGGTCCATGTGACTAATACGTTGGTGAGATGTCTTGAGTTCATTCAAACAGCATTCTAGAGTCAACAAAGCAATTATTGAGAAATCCATATGAAGAGAATACATATTTTtcttgggttgttttgtgtgtTATTATGTTTCCTATCACTTTGGAAGATGCTTTGGAGTTAAAGCTAATGCTAAATTTCTACTACTGTTAATATTTTTAAGTATTTGCAATTTAATAAGCATCTACATTACTTATTGAGAGCAAACAAAGATAGAAATGTGATGGCTGCCCCATCAACATACAACTAACATGCCTCTGGTCAGTGTTATTGTTGATAGTTTTACTTGGAAGAGGTCAGGGAAAAATGTCATGTTGCCAAAGCTTCGGTATATGTTTTAAAACTATGTAGCGTTTAGAACCATAATGTGTTATTTGAGCTTTAATTCAATTTTACATGGttgctggctgtgctttctTGCTTAGTTTATGACTGCAAACAGTGGAGAAGACCAATGACTAAGCTGATATTTAAACAGAATAATCTATTTTTCATTGCCTAGTGTAATTAACAAACTTGGACTGTTTTTCATTATTCTTTTCTAACAAAAGAATAAAAGTAGGCTGAGTGCTTCTAGAAAATGTTGTTCTtgaattaaaaatgttttaaaaacattttcataTTGCTTACCTAATAAATTATGTGTCTGTTTTTCCTAGCTGGCTCTTATAAAAAGCCTTTGGGTAATTAAGCATCTAAGATCACACAAAGTATATTGACATTTTAGTAATCTTCCTTTGAATATTCAAGTCTTGTCTCTTTCCGATATGTAACAGGTTGATTTTATTGGTGGATAGAGAAGAATGATGGCGGGCAATAACCAGATTTGCATTCGACGTTGGACTACCATGAATGTGGCCAAGTGGCTGAAAGAAGAAGGCTTCTGTGAATATGTGGATGTTTTGTGCAATAGACATAGGCTAGATGGAATTACACTGCTGACGCTTACAGAGTATGATTTACGATCCCCTCCTTTGGAAATCAAAATCCTGGGGGATATCAAAAGACTAATGTTGTCCATACGAAAACTACAAAAGCAACATATTGATGTCCTGGAAGAGCTGGGTTACAACAGTGATGGTCATGTTGGCACAGTGTGCCCAAATATTGGCTCACTGCAGAGTGCAGATTGGTTTTGTAATGGTGAAGTACCTCGGGACTATGATGGACCAATTACTGACTTGAATGGTGATCAGTATCAATATACAAATGGCAAAAACAAACACTCCACTCGAAGACTGGACCCAGAATATTGGAAGACAATTTTAAGTTGTGTGTATGTTTTCATAGTGTTTGGCTTTACATCATTTGTTATGGTTATAGTACATGAGCGCGTACCTGACATGCAAACATATCCTCCTCTACCAGACATATTTCTAGATAGGTAagcaattttctttttaaagcgaAGTAGTAACATGATGATTAAAGTATAGGCTGTCTTTTCTTCAGTCTCAAAGTTTCATGTACTCTTAGAGATGTCTGCAAAGCACTAATTAGAGTGTAGTAAACCCTTCTGCTGATTTTGAAATGTGCATCAGTTAAAGGCAGACATTTAGTCTTCTCAGGGGAAAATTAATTGAGCTGCTGTTCTGCCCAGTTTACATTTTATTCTACTAGCCAATCACAACACAGGAATTAATTTGTCCAGCCTCTCGCTCTAGTAGAAACAGTGGTGGTCAGCTGGCATAGATAGGGAGCCATATGCTTTTTCTGAAATCCATATGCTGCTATGAAGCTTAACGTGTCTTGATAAAGAAAAACTTTTGATGAAGGAATATTTTGGTCTGCCAGTGAGTAAGGAAATTGGAAGGGATTAGCATTGATGCTGTATTTTTGCCCTCTCCCCTGTCAACCTAGGATGTTGGTTTAGGGAACCTCTGAAGCAGACTAAATAAACCAGCATCTTTTTTAACCATAGAGTATCTGTATACTAAAACACCGTTGTAACTTATGCAGTACTTgctcattttaaaaagaaaacattctaCTTTAGGCAAAAAAGAGCCACAGTAACAAATGTGAGATTTTAATAATTGACTACAGATTGAATAAAAGCTAAATGCTTGCTTTGAGGAAGTAAACTTGCACCATGGAGAATTTTTTGACTGGAGAGTTTTAAAAGACAAGATAAACTGTTTAAGACTTCAGTCTTCATGATCTCCTTATTCCTGCCAGTAATTTCTGTTTTAGTAGTGGTTTTCATGAAGTCAGTAGGAGTCTAATCTTAAGTGTGTGGAATCCCCCATAAATTTAGATATAACTCAGCAAGGATGGACCACATCCAGCAGAGTGGAAGAGGTGACAAAGAATGGGAGCTATGTCATTACTGGATTTTGTTCACAGGGAGCTGACACACTATTCAgtgggcagggaggtcagaAACCAACAGCTCACAAAACAATGCGAGAGAATTACTACAAAGCTGCATTGAAGCAGCACTTGGCTGCCCTTTTGAATCACAGGGTACACAAAACTATGAGGAGCAGCCTCTCTTGAAATCTGTCAATCTGCATTTTGGTAAAATTGCAGAATAAAAATGTTTAATGGTGCAGGAAAGTCTTACACTTCTTGACAAGCAAGGCTAAAATATTTGCATATCGTGATTATAACCAAAATTGAacttcaatttttatttttcctgacacTTTCCTGTGTAGTTGTCCTTCATTACAAGTATTTAAGGTTTTAAGCTTTGCAGCGTTTCATTATTTGTGTTGACATGGCATTCTTACAAGCATAAGCAGCAGCATAATTTACATGATGCAAGCTCGTGTCAGAATGAAAAAGGCTGTTGGGAAACAACAGGTAGAGGAACACATCCTGTTGGTAAATGACACATGTAAATTAAGAGTGTGTACTAGCATTTTCCTGCCTTAGTGCATTCCATATAAATGTCTGCTGAAAGCACATTACTAGAAAGGAGATGatgtaattaaaaattaattcatAGTCTATTCAGTCTAACAAAATAAGGTTTTGGTGGTAATTTGAACTATTGTGAGATTAATACAAGTTAGTTTTGTAGTTAGAAGTTTATAGGATTTTATTCTCAGTACAACAAGGGAAAATTAAGCCTTTGTACTGTAACTTTCTTGCTTCATCCCCCTTTTTAGTGTTCCTAGGATACCATGGGCTTTTGCTATGACTGAAGTATGTGGTGTAATTCTTTGCTACATTTGGCTATTGGTTCTTCTGCTTCACAAACACAGGTACAGTATGTAAAATTCAAGTTAACTGATTCAGAGAAAGGACTGTAACAAGAATTTGTTACAGTTGTTCAAGACATTTCATTCATTAAGAGTCTTATGAGCTTCTAATACATCCCTGCTAAAATGGATCTAAGGGTTTAATAAAGAAaggtagggtttttttaatcttacaAAGGAGTAATCTGAAATTATTTTCCTACCAGATTTATGTTACTTTCTTCAGAACATCTGTATTTCAGAGTTAATCTATATTACCATACTGTAAAAATTCTGTATATAAGAAAATCCTATGAGAATGAAATTCCACAAGATGACTGGGCCATCCTACCAGCTTCTTGTCACCAAAGGCCCTTTTGTGTGCATGCATACGTTGAGTTAAATTTTTACCAGTTTGTTGATTTTTGCCAGTTTGCCAACAGAAGGTATGAGTGCCAAAGCTAATATAAGTGTAGCTTCAAAGAAATGGAGCTGTACCGTTTGGTGGCAGTAAACTTGCTACTGCCTCACCCTGTCATGTGGGAACCATACCTTTGCACTACTACTTtaaagtttgggggttttacaTGCAGTTAATTGCAGCAATGATGAATGGACTTCATGGGATTAAGCTGGAGTGTTGGGGGAGAAGTTTATCATAAtttttctgattaaaaaaacaGCACACACACTATATTTTAGGGCTCTTGCAATTAATTCTTATGTACTTTTCCCAGGTCTATACTTCTgcgaaggctgtgcagcctcaTGGGGACAGTGTTCTTATTACGCTGCATTACAATGTTTGTTACCTCCCTCTCTGTGCCAGGACAGCACTTGCAGTGTACTGGAAAGGTAAAAACTTAAAATGCTTTaaattgtttttccttctttcctttgtttGAATGTTCATTTAAGATACAGTTAAGATTGTTGTAACCATAATGTCTTAGTTGAGTTTAGAGTGgacagaaaatatattttacccctcccaaaagcagaaaaatgaaaatgctcCACACAGAATTGGAAATGTAAATGGATCTactatttacaaacatttacaCTATTTGCATAAATGCTAACCACCCAAATTCACATTTCAGCTTACAATAAGCTCTTCAAGCCACAATCCTTCTAACAAACCAGGTTTCAATGTGACCCCCACAGGCCTCCCACCATTCCTCCCtacccccccccaaactaaGCCTAATGGTGCAGCTACGAAACTAGCTTTGCCAGGGCTGAGACAGGCAGCAAACCTCCCCCACATTGCCAGAGATAAGAGAACTGCACTGGGCAGGGAAAGAGAGGCAGACAAGGGCTGAATTGACTCTGCAACCTGTTTAGGTAGCAGATTCAGGGCTTATGacataaaacaacaaaagattACAATTTCCTGTCCCTATCTAGCCTCTTGGAGGACTTTTCAACTCTACGGTTAGTCTTAAACCCACACCACAATGATGTTAGTTTTATTTTTGCAAGAACAGGGTTGTTGCTCTCCTGttgccctccagccccttcattAATTGCTGTTATGCAGGCAAGCATTCTTAGGAGCACTTTCCACTTCAGAGAGGAAATAATTGTTTGTGGAAGTGTGTGCAGAATATTTCACACTGTAAACCAGAGTAAATGCATTGGGAAAGCATGCACTTAAGATTCTGATGTCGTGAAAAAAGGCTGAAAGTGAAATGATTGCTTCTTTGTCTTGTTGGATGCATAGTTTCAGGGAAAAAGACAAAGCAATTATTATTTCACCCTTTCTAATGAGAGCTATTCATAGAACATGGGATTTTATGCTTTTATTCTAGCTCTTAGTTAGAAGAGGTTTGAACTGAATATATTGGAAACTTAACAGTGACATATTGCAAAGATGAATATACTCAAAATGGGGGCAGCTTCTGTACAGAAATCACTTGCAACAAAATACTTGCTCTATATTCCAGTATTCATAAGAGGTTAATTCCGTATTGCGTAATATAATTAGTAATTGTAGTTAGTAGTGTTATTCACTGTCACAATAAAATCCACAGATATTATGACCTGTGTTTTAATAAAAGACCCAACACGATAAATAGTATTAAACATACAGAGTGCTAAACAGCTACCTTCAGGGACATAGCAtttgggcagcagggctggaacttACTGAAGGTTCATGTCACTGTCTTGTAGTTGTATGGCAATGTTTGGGCAAAACTCCAGCGGGCGTTTGCAATATGGAGTGGCTTTGGAATGACTCTGACTGGAGTACATACATGTGGAGATTATATGTTCAGTGGCCACACTGTTGTCCTGACCATGCTCAACTTCTTTGTCACAGAATGTAAGTACAGAGTGTCAATACTTAAATGTCCTTAAGTGTTAAGAATACATGCTGCTTGGTGTCAGCCCAGGGTGTGAGTGTAAATACTTCAGGATTGGAGAagtggggctggaaagctgcctggtagaaaaggacctgggggtgttgctcGACAGCTAGCTGAGTAtgaagcagcagtgtgcccaggtgcgaACAGCATCCTAGCATGTATTAGAAATAGGGTAGCCATCAGGACCAggaaagtga
Encoded proteins:
- the SAMD8 gene encoding sphingomyelin synthase-related protein 1; amino-acid sequence: MMAGNNQICIRRWTTMNVAKWLKEEGFCEYVDVLCNRHRLDGITLLTLTEYDLRSPPLEIKILGDIKRLMLSIRKLQKQHIDVLEELGYNSDGHVGTVCPNIGSLQSADWFCNGEVPRDYDGPITDLNGDQYQYTNGKNKHSTRRLDPEYWKTILSCVYVFIVFGFTSFVMVIVHERVPDMQTYPPLPDIFLDSVPRIPWAFAMTEVCGVILCYIWLLVLLLHKHRSILLRRLCSLMGTVFLLRCITMFVTSLSVPGQHLQCTGKLYGNVWAKLQRAFAIWSGFGMTLTGVHTCGDYMFSGHTVVLTMLNFFVTEYTPRSWNFLHTLSWVLNLFGIFFILAAHEHYSIDVFIAFYITTRLFLYYHTLANTRAYQQSRRARIWFPMFSFFECNVNGTVPNEYCWPFSKPTILKRLIG